The Microbacterium sp. KUDC0406 genome includes a window with the following:
- a CDS encoding PAS domain-containing protein — translation MYTGTETGTLGTTWRVKVPIFQGGGVIGTASVGILESQGRDEFFGNLAWIIGAMLAAVLLGLFGSAWVASLIRRRIQGLEPDQISALVRNQETTLHGLSEGVITVDARGVITLANDAAARFLDTDAAELTGARAEDVLGPELREVLGEGEDAGRPVILGTRVLVARSTGARDGGAAVDATLLLRDHTELHDVVQRVEAADAIIAFRQRAGLPKGLSAETLERVAGALARHPDSSASELGEVLQISRVSTRRYLEHLASIGRAVRTLDYSTRGRPGSRYRITDPATGPVETASQPVRH, via the coding sequence ATCTACACCGGCACCGAGACCGGCACCCTGGGCACCACCTGGCGGGTGAAGGTGCCGATCTTCCAGGGCGGCGGCGTGATCGGCACGGCGTCCGTTGGCATCCTCGAGTCGCAGGGCAGGGACGAGTTCTTCGGCAACCTCGCCTGGATCATCGGCGCCATGCTGGCCGCCGTGCTGCTCGGCCTGTTCGGCTCCGCCTGGGTGGCCTCGCTCATTCGGCGCCGCATCCAGGGGCTGGAGCCCGACCAGATCAGCGCTCTGGTGCGCAACCAGGAGACCACGCTGCACGGCCTCAGCGAGGGCGTGATCACCGTCGACGCGCGGGGAGTCATCACGCTGGCGAACGACGCCGCCGCCCGATTCCTCGACACGGATGCCGCGGAGCTGACCGGCGCCCGCGCAGAGGATGTGCTGGGACCGGAGCTGAGGGAGGTGCTGGGCGAGGGAGAGGACGCGGGACGCCCCGTGATCCTCGGAACGCGCGTGCTGGTGGCCCGTTCCACCGGGGCCAGGGACGGCGGCGCCGCCGTGGACGCGACGCTGCTGCTGCGCGACCACACCGAACTGCACGACGTGGTGCAGCGCGTCGAGGCCGCCGATGCGATCATCGCGTTCCGGCAGCGCGCAGGGCTGCCCAAGGGGCTCTCCGCCGAGACGCTGGAGCGGGTGGCGGGCGCGCTCGCCAGGCATCCCGACTCCTCGGCGTCCGAGCTCGGCGAGGTGCTGCAGATCTCGCGGGTGAGCACCCGTCGTTACCTCGAGCACCTCGCGAGCATCGGGCGCGCGGTGCGCACGCTCGACTACTCGACACGGGGTCGCCCGGGCAGCCGCTACCGGATCACGGATCCGGCGACCGGACCGGTTGAGACCGCGTCTCAACCTGTGCGACACTGA
- a CDS encoding Bug family tripartite tricarboxylate transporter substrate binding protein, whose product MAKVLTEDDIVKSAPVSNVGGAGGTIGLAQLANVKDPGTLMVNGLVMVGAIETNDSKVRLEDTTPIARLTDEPLVVVVPADSKYKTLEDLVEDIVDNGQKVTVTGGSAGGADHILAGLLLEAAGLSSAEIPQKLNYTPNAGGGEAVSLILGGKVGAGISGVGEFAQHIESGKMRALAVSSDEPSSQLPDVPTITDEGYDVVLTNWRGVIAPGDITDADRAELERIVTEMHDSDAWKKELETKGWADAFLTGDDLDAFVEENISDVTGTLKNIGLI is encoded by the coding sequence ATGGCGAAGGTGCTCACCGAGGACGACATCGTGAAGTCGGCGCCCGTCAGCAACGTCGGCGGCGCCGGTGGCACGATCGGCCTGGCGCAGCTCGCCAACGTCAAGGACCCGGGCACGCTGATGGTCAACGGCCTGGTGATGGTGGGCGCGATCGAGACCAACGACTCGAAGGTGCGCCTGGAGGACACCACCCCGATCGCCCGGCTGACCGACGAGCCGCTGGTGGTCGTCGTGCCTGCCGACTCGAAGTACAAGACCCTGGAGGATCTGGTCGAGGACATCGTCGACAACGGGCAGAAGGTCACGGTCACCGGCGGCTCTGCCGGCGGCGCCGACCACATCCTCGCCGGGCTCCTGCTCGAGGCCGCGGGGCTGAGCAGCGCGGAGATCCCGCAGAAGCTCAACTACACGCCGAACGCAGGTGGTGGCGAGGCCGTGTCGCTCATCCTGGGCGGCAAGGTCGGCGCCGGCATCTCGGGCGTCGGCGAGTTCGCACAGCACATCGAATCGGGCAAGATGCGCGCGCTCGCCGTGTCGAGCGACGAGCCCAGCTCGCAGCTGCCCGACGTGCCGACCATCACCGACGAGGGCTACGACGTCGTGCTGACCAACTGGCGCGGCGTGATCGCCCCCGGTGACATCACCGACGCCGACCGCGCCGAACTCGAGCGCATCGTCACCGAGATGCACGACTCGGATGCCTGGAAGAAGGAGCTCGAGACCAAGGGCTGGGCGGACGCCTTCCTCACCGGTGACGACCTGGACGCCTTCGTCGAGGAGAACATCTCCGACGTCACCGGCACGCTGAAGAACATCGGGCTGATCTGA
- a CDS encoding tripartite tricarboxylate transporter TctB family protein — protein sequence MSSTPLVGADGRAEDTRPASRVPVGELVFALLMLVLGIAALIGAFTIHVPVGVTVGPTVFPIAVSVLLIGSAVAVLVGVLRGRRAEVEEGEDIDPDARTDWLTLAEIVGALIAHLLLLDVIGWAPAAAVLFGIVAWALGAKRWWLGFLIGLAVALVVQVVFAGLLGLSLPWGPAFGWLGGMF from the coding sequence ATGAGCAGCACCCCGCTCGTGGGGGCGGACGGGCGGGCCGAGGACACTCGGCCCGCCTCCCGGGTTCCCGTCGGTGAACTCGTCTTCGCCCTGCTCATGCTCGTCCTCGGCATCGCCGCCCTGATCGGTGCCTTCACCATCCACGTCCCCGTCGGCGTGACCGTCGGTCCGACCGTGTTCCCCATCGCCGTCTCGGTGCTGCTGATCGGATCTGCCGTGGCCGTGCTCGTCGGCGTGCTGCGCGGCAGGCGTGCGGAGGTCGAGGAGGGCGAGGACATCGACCCGGACGCGAGGACCGACTGGCTGACCCTCGCCGAGATCGTCGGCGCCCTGATCGCGCACCTGCTGCTGCTCGACGTGATCGGATGGGCGCCCGCCGCCGCCGTGCTCTTCGGGATCGTCGCCTGGGCGCTGGGAGCGAAGCGCTGGTGGCTCGGATTCCTGATCGGACTCGCGGTCGCCCTCGTCGTGCAGGTCGTCTTCGCCGGCCTGCTCGGACTGTCG